One genomic window of Streptomyces sp. NBC_01498 includes the following:
- a CDS encoding DNRLRE domain-containing protein, producing the protein MADVSTASNKSVPTQAVDIPSARVAARLAGKRVEALSERTETSTTWVNKNGSLTTELAAGPVRFEDPTSGTWRDVDLNLVGADGSVAPRAHPRGLRLAGKSGGPAASLKAAQASTAVDLVTLGAGDEQITLQWKGTLPEPKLDGARAEYVNAVPGADVVVEATRTGFEQFVEIKKRPVENRFSYTLPLKAKGLKAKQQPDGSVLFTDKKNKTKAVMPAPVMWDATVDPASGEHTRRVKVAMKAEHKGSTVNLVVTPDVGFLADPKTKYPVTVDPSTSTLGNVFDTYVQQGETVDWSSDVELDLGNPGTTNPNGTPRTAQSYISWNTSPVQDALVLDAKLSLWNFHSGNIPACTAQPWEVWSSGAASTSSRWTNRPAMTAKKATSTETRGNTSCTSQPDGWINADVTALVQEWASAQATRGHMGLRATDESVTTQWKRVNSANAASNPPKLVVNYNYRPRTGTKQEAGPPYFTNGGAYTVNTVTPTLRDTFVDANGDKVNGTFQIFDSVTNTQVGNVIVSPFVPSGQVASVTVPAGVLTNGKTYRFRTSPYDGAHYNEDWSAWKTFTVDTTAPSAPTAITSTDYPSNAWVKGAGQAGTFTVTPPPTDQQWLEWSLDGQTWTKVTTNGSTAAKNISVNPPRDGNHTLQVRTVDKADSRSEPFTYDFHAGPGGFAQPLEGQRTARRLPLVAEADAAKYNNVSFSWRRSAADAWVVIPAGDVTKDGATLSTWPVPLTGGKNAALVWNTTNTVDPDGSIEIKANFTGPNSAVGSTDPLTAVVDHAADDAATEEVGPGTLNLLSGDYTLTATDASAFGLTVERTASSRNGVTAGQAPIFGQEWMSGTVAELSGSAYSHVSKVSDTVVDVVTLDGDAIHFTAAASQNGWTAEPGAEYLTLTGSTSDTFTLTGDDGTITVFTKPAGATTWQVSSSKNDGQADSTTSMDSETVTVGGKQLARPTWVYAPTSATTVAACRADHTTQACRAVEFVYAASTTATTSAFGDVSGQVKELRLWSTAPGATTATAKSVQTYLYDSSARLRQAWNPQISPLLKTEYAYDSSGRVNKLTPPGELPWTFTYGNAGSSSAAGEGMLLKASRPALAQGSAATVSGEAVNSVVYDVPLTGTAAPNKMGTADVRMWGQSAAPVDATAVFPADTVPASHVGSALTAADYKRASISYLDVSGRVVNAVAPGGRIATTEHDQFGNTVRELGARNRETAIANGAANTAARAELGIAALPPAERAYLLSTKRIFDTKGTRLLEEFGPLRRVDLSADLKTGTTTLVAAGTSVTARAWTIYGYDEGRPTDGSAVIRDQGTKVTAGAEVREHPGVQGETRVVQTVYDWARGLPTKTVENPGGLAITTTTEYDTQGRETKRIAPGSSGTSATSRVTTYWSGTGTGTCAGRPEWADLVCSTGPAGAITGGGSNPAQLPVKTSTYDWWGNAANTTEAASGSTRTTTVATDNAGRTTSVRITGGVGTAAPEATTTYDAVTGRIIKTVSPTGGTLTTAYDKLGRVISYTDADAGTSTTEYDMLDRKVRESNNIPSSATYTYDHNAEPRGLATKVVDSVAGTFTAAYDADGDLVEEKLPGGYSLAQTIDAEGNALERTYTRDSDGILVQSDTVNRSIYGQVISDAQVTAQNYRYDAVGRLTSVEDTAETVCTTRTYTFDARANRKTLTSATGTPGTDCPSSGGSTINYTYDTADRQVDSGYTYDAFSRTTAKPGGVTLGYYNNDMINQETVGTKRQTWQLDGIQRVRSWNIETNSGGTWTPTESKVNHYDCGCDTPSWVSEDNQGSVTRYVESLGGGITATTSKTGDATLQLSDIHGDITLQLPLDTNKAPTVTDTDEYGNIRASSTPARYDWLGVEQRSGDTLSGLMLVGARVYDSTTGRFLQLDPLSGGGANAYGYPPDPITMFDLDGKGWFSWGRVIRIGACVGSILWVLGTAYFAAAKIRRIWQVIRRWGGIRAAVTRVMRERTRYLRGRRLAQMMVTAGSALLGIESVYEKCIKAKL; encoded by the coding sequence ATGGCCGACGTCTCCACCGCGTCGAACAAGTCCGTACCGACGCAGGCAGTCGACATTCCGTCCGCGCGCGTGGCGGCGAGACTGGCCGGCAAGCGCGTCGAGGCCCTCTCCGAACGCACCGAGACCTCCACGACCTGGGTCAACAAGAACGGCTCACTCACGACCGAACTGGCAGCGGGCCCCGTCCGGTTCGAAGACCCGACCAGCGGCACCTGGCGCGATGTCGACCTCAACCTTGTCGGCGCGGACGGCAGTGTCGCGCCCAGAGCGCACCCGCGGGGTCTGAGACTGGCTGGAAAATCCGGTGGCCCCGCGGCATCCCTCAAGGCCGCGCAGGCGTCCACAGCCGTCGATCTGGTCACACTGGGCGCGGGCGACGAGCAGATCACCCTGCAGTGGAAGGGCACGCTGCCCGAGCCGAAGCTGGACGGGGCGCGAGCCGAGTACGTCAATGCCGTGCCCGGTGCGGACGTGGTCGTCGAAGCGACCCGGACCGGCTTCGAGCAGTTCGTCGAGATCAAGAAGCGCCCGGTGGAGAATCGTTTCTCCTACACACTGCCGCTCAAGGCCAAGGGTCTGAAGGCGAAACAGCAGCCGGACGGCAGCGTCCTGTTCACGGACAAGAAGAACAAGACCAAGGCCGTCATGCCGGCCCCGGTCATGTGGGATGCCACCGTCGACCCGGCCTCCGGCGAACACACCCGCCGGGTGAAAGTGGCGATGAAGGCCGAGCACAAGGGCTCGACCGTCAACCTGGTGGTCACCCCGGACGTCGGCTTCCTCGCCGACCCGAAGACCAAGTACCCGGTGACGGTCGACCCCTCGACCTCCACCCTGGGTAACGTCTTCGACACCTACGTCCAGCAGGGCGAGACCGTCGACTGGTCCAGCGACGTCGAACTCGACCTCGGCAACCCTGGCACCACGAACCCCAACGGCACACCGCGCACCGCGCAGTCCTACATCTCGTGGAACACCTCACCCGTCCAGGACGCACTGGTCCTCGACGCCAAACTGAGTCTGTGGAACTTCCACTCCGGCAACATCCCGGCGTGCACCGCGCAGCCCTGGGAAGTCTGGTCCTCAGGAGCGGCCTCCACGTCCAGCCGCTGGACCAACCGACCGGCCATGACGGCAAAGAAGGCCACCTCCACCGAGACCCGCGGCAACACCTCGTGCACCAGCCAGCCCGACGGCTGGATCAACGCCGATGTGACGGCCCTGGTACAGGAGTGGGCCTCAGCTCAGGCCACCCGGGGCCACATGGGCCTGCGCGCCACGGACGAGAGCGTCACCACGCAGTGGAAGCGGGTCAACTCCGCCAACGCCGCGTCCAACCCGCCAAAGCTTGTTGTGAATTACAACTACCGGCCCCGCACCGGCACCAAGCAGGAAGCCGGCCCGCCCTACTTCACCAACGGCGGCGCCTACACGGTCAACACCGTCACCCCGACGCTGCGTGACACCTTCGTCGACGCCAACGGCGACAAGGTCAACGGCACCTTTCAGATCTTCGACAGCGTCACCAACACCCAGGTCGGCAACGTCATTGTCTCCCCGTTCGTACCGTCCGGACAGGTCGCCTCCGTGACCGTCCCCGCCGGGGTGCTGACCAACGGCAAGACCTACCGCTTTCGTACATCGCCATACGACGGGGCGCACTACAACGAGGATTGGTCCGCGTGGAAAACATTCACCGTAGACACCACAGCCCCCTCGGCGCCGACCGCGATCACATCGACGGACTACCCGTCGAACGCCTGGGTCAAGGGCGCCGGCCAGGCCGGCACATTCACTGTCACCCCTCCCCCCACGGACCAACAGTGGCTGGAGTGGTCCTTGGACGGCCAGACCTGGACCAAGGTGACCACCAACGGCTCTACGGCAGCCAAGAACATCTCCGTCAATCCGCCACGCGACGGCAATCACACTCTGCAAGTGCGGACCGTGGACAAGGCAGACAGTAGGTCCGAGCCTTTCACCTACGATTTTCACGCTGGTCCAGGCGGGTTCGCCCAGCCCTTGGAAGGACAGCGCACGGCCCGCCGTCTGCCGCTGGTCGCCGAGGCCGACGCAGCCAAGTACAACAATGTTTCGTTCTCCTGGCGCCGCTCCGCCGCAGACGCGTGGGTGGTGATCCCCGCTGGGGATGTCACCAAGGACGGTGCAACCCTGTCCACCTGGCCGGTGCCGCTGACCGGTGGCAAGAACGCCGCTTTGGTCTGGAACACTACCAACACCGTCGACCCGGACGGCAGCATCGAGATCAAGGCCAACTTCACCGGCCCCAACTCAGCCGTCGGCAGCACCGACCCGCTGACCGCAGTCGTGGACCACGCCGCAGATGATGCCGCCACCGAGGAAGTGGGCCCCGGCACGTTGAATCTGCTCAGCGGCGACTACACCCTCACCGCCACAGATGCGTCCGCCTTCGGACTCACAGTGGAGCGCACCGCGTCGTCCCGCAACGGAGTTACCGCCGGGCAGGCGCCAATCTTCGGCCAGGAGTGGATGAGCGGCACTGTGGCCGAGCTGTCGGGCTCGGCATACAGCCACGTGAGCAAGGTGTCCGACACCGTGGTCGATGTGGTCACACTGGACGGTGATGCCATCCACTTCACCGCCGCAGCAAGCCAGAACGGCTGGACTGCCGAGCCCGGAGCCGAGTACCTCACACTGACCGGTTCCACGTCGGACACGTTCACGCTCACCGGCGACGACGGCACCATCACCGTGTTCACCAAGCCAGCCGGAGCCACAACCTGGCAGGTGTCCAGCTCCAAGAACGACGGCCAAGCCGACTCCACGACATCAATGGACTCCGAAACGGTCACTGTCGGCGGAAAGCAGCTGGCACGCCCCACCTGGGTGTATGCCCCAACCTCGGCCACCACGGTGGCAGCCTGCAGAGCCGACCACACCACCCAGGCGTGCCGGGCTGTCGAGTTCGTGTACGCCGCCTCGACCACCGCCACCACCAGTGCCTTCGGTGATGTGTCGGGTCAAGTAAAGGAGCTCCGGCTGTGGTCAACCGCGCCCGGTGCCACCACGGCAACTGCGAAATCGGTTCAGACGTACCTCTATGACAGCTCAGCCCGACTGCGCCAGGCTTGGAACCCGCAGATCTCACCTCTGCTGAAAACCGAGTACGCATACGACAGCAGCGGCCGGGTCAACAAGCTCACCCCGCCTGGAGAGTTGCCGTGGACCTTTACCTACGGCAACGCTGGCTCCAGCAGCGCGGCCGGCGAGGGGATGCTACTGAAGGCATCCCGTCCGGCCCTCGCGCAGGGCAGTGCGGCCACCGTATCCGGCGAGGCCGTCAACTCTGTCGTCTACGACGTGCCGCTGACCGGCACGGCAGCCCCGAATAAGATGGGAACCGCAGACGTCAGGATGTGGGGGCAGAGCGCCGCGCCGGTGGACGCGACAGCTGTCTTCCCTGCGGACACCGTTCCCGCCTCGCACGTCGGCAGTGCCCTGACTGCTGCCGACTACAAACGTGCGAGCATCAGCTACCTGGACGTCTCCGGACGCGTGGTGAACGCGGTCGCCCCCGGGGGACGCATCGCCACGACCGAGCATGACCAGTTCGGCAACACCGTGCGCGAACTGGGCGCCAGAAACCGTGAAACGGCGATTGCCAACGGCGCCGCCAACACGGCGGCCCGCGCCGAGCTGGGTATCGCTGCCCTACCTCCAGCCGAACGAGCGTATCTGCTCTCCACCAAGCGCATCTTCGACACGAAGGGAACTCGCCTGCTGGAGGAGTTCGGGCCGCTCCGTCGGGTCGACCTGAGCGCTGACCTGAAAACCGGTACCACGACTCTGGTCGCGGCTGGCACCTCGGTGACGGCGCGCGCCTGGACGATCTATGGCTACGACGAGGGGCGCCCGACCGACGGCAGCGCCGTCATTCGCGACCAGGGAACCAAAGTCACCGCCGGCGCCGAGGTTCGCGAACACCCGGGCGTCCAGGGCGAGACCCGTGTCGTGCAAACGGTTTACGACTGGGCCAGAGGCTTGCCGACGAAAACCGTCGAGAATCCGGGCGGCCTGGCAATCACCACCACGACCGAATACGACACGCAGGGCCGTGAGACCAAGCGCATCGCGCCAGGCAGCAGCGGAACCAGCGCAACCAGCCGGGTGACAACCTACTGGTCCGGCACCGGCACCGGCACCTGCGCTGGCCGGCCGGAGTGGGCCGATCTGGTCTGCTCGACGGGCCCAGCCGGGGCAATCACCGGCGGTGGCTCCAACCCCGCGCAGTTGCCGGTCAAGACCTCCACCTACGACTGGTGGGGGAACGCAGCAAACACAACCGAGGCCGCCTCGGGCTCTACTCGCACGACTACCGTTGCCACCGACAACGCCGGACGCACCACCTCAGTGAGGATCACCGGAGGGGTCGGCACGGCCGCTCCTGAAGCCACCACCACCTACGACGCGGTCACCGGCCGAATCATCAAGACCGTCTCGCCAACCGGCGGGACACTCACTACCGCTTACGACAAGCTCGGCCGGGTCATCTCCTACACCGACGCGGATGCGGGCACCAGCACCACCGAGTACGACATGCTCGACCGCAAAGTCAGGGAAAGCAACAACATCCCATCGTCGGCTACTTACACCTATGACCACAACGCCGAACCGCGGGGCCTCGCCACCAAGGTGGTTGACTCGGTGGCCGGTACCTTCACTGCGGCCTACGACGCGGACGGCGACCTAGTCGAGGAGAAGCTGCCCGGCGGCTACAGCCTGGCCCAAACCATCGACGCGGAGGGCAACGCACTTGAGCGAACCTACACCCGCGACAGCGACGGCATCCTCGTACAGTCCGACACCGTTAACCGCTCCATCTACGGTCAGGTGATCTCGGACGCGCAAGTCACCGCGCAGAACTACCGATATGACGCGGTCGGGCGTCTCACGTCGGTCGAGGACACCGCCGAGACAGTGTGCACCACCCGCACCTACACATTCGACGCCCGCGCCAACCGCAAAACCCTTACCAGCGCCACAGGAACCCCCGGTACTGACTGCCCCTCATCGGGAGGCTCCACCATCAACTACACCTACGACACTGCCGACCGTCAGGTCGACAGCGGTTACACCTACGATGCCTTCAGCCGCACCACCGCCAAACCAGGCGGTGTCACTCTGGGGTATTACAACAACGACATGATCAACCAGGAGACCGTCGGCACCAAGCGGCAGACCTGGCAGCTCGACGGGATCCAGCGCGTCCGCTCCTGGAACATCGAGACCAACAGTGGCGGCACCTGGACTCCGACCGAGTCGAAGGTCAACCACTACGACTGCGGATGTGACACTCCCAGTTGGGTCTCCGAAGACAACCAGGGCAGCGTGACACGCTACGTCGAATCGCTTGGCGGAGGCATCACCGCCACAACGAGCAAGACCGGCGACGCCACCCTGCAACTCAGCGACATTCACGGTGACATCACCCTCCAGCTGCCTCTCGACACCAATAAAGCCCCCACCGTGACGGACACCGATGAGTACGGCAACATCCGCGCGAGCAGCACACCCGCGCGGTACGACTGGCTCGGGGTAGAGCAACGCTCCGGCGACACTCTCTCCGGACTGATGTTGGTGGGCGCACGGGTCTACGACTCCACCACGGGCAGGTTCCTCCAACTGGACCCGCTGTCTGGCGGCGGCGCAAACGCCTACGGCTACCCCCCCGACCCGATCACCATGTTCGACTTGGACGGCAAGGGCTGGTTCTCCTGGGGGCGCGTCATCCGGATCGGCGCATGCGTGGGCTCCATTCTGTGGGTCCTCGGCACCGCTTACTTCGCTGCTGCCAAGATCCGCCGGATCTGGCAGGTGATCAGGCGTTGGGGCGGCATCCGGGCCGCTGTGACCCGTGTAATGCGTGAGCGCACCCGATACCTACGCGGCAGACGCCTGGCACAGATGATGGTCACCGCAGGTTCGGCGCTCCTGGGTATCGAAAGCGTCTACGAGAAGTGCATCAAGGCGAAACTGTAG
- a CDS encoding ABC transporter ATP-binding protein, translating into MATVQFDKATRVYPGSTKPAVDQLELDVADGEFLVLVGPSGCGKSTSLRMLAGLEDVNGGAIRIGDRDVTHLPPKDRDIAMVFQNYALYPHMTVADNMGFALKIAGINKADIRKKVEEAAKILDLVEYLDRKPKALSGGQRQRVAMGRAIVREPQVFLMDEPLSNLDAKLRVSTRTQIASLQRRLGITTVYVTHDQVEAMTMGDRVAVLKDGLLQQVDSPRNMYDRPANLFVAGFIGSPAMNLVEVPITDGGVKFGNSVVPISREALSAAADRGDSTVTVGVRPEHFDIVEQGGEAAKSLSKDADGPAGLAVTVNVVEELGADGYVYGSAQVGGEHKDLVVRVNGRAVPDKGATLHVVPRSGETHVFASSTGERLSD; encoded by the coding sequence ATGGCTACTGTTCAGTTCGACAAGGCGACCCGTGTGTACCCGGGTTCCACCAAGCCCGCCGTCGACCAGTTGGAGCTCGACGTCGCGGACGGCGAGTTCCTCGTACTCGTCGGGCCCTCCGGCTGCGGCAAGTCGACCTCCCTGCGCATGCTCGCCGGTCTTGAGGACGTCAACGGCGGCGCCATCCGCATCGGTGACCGCGACGTCACGCACCTGCCGCCCAAGGACCGGGACATCGCGATGGTGTTCCAGAACTACGCGCTGTACCCGCACATGACGGTCGCCGACAACATGGGCTTCGCGCTCAAGATCGCCGGCATCAACAAGGCCGACATCCGTAAGAAGGTCGAAGAGGCCGCGAAGATCCTCGACCTCGTCGAGTATCTGGACCGCAAGCCGAAGGCCCTCTCCGGTGGTCAGCGCCAGCGTGTGGCGATGGGCCGCGCGATCGTGCGTGAGCCGCAGGTGTTCCTCATGGACGAGCCGCTGTCGAACCTCGACGCCAAGCTCCGTGTGTCGACGCGTACGCAGATCGCCTCGCTCCAGCGCCGCCTGGGCATCACCACCGTGTACGTCACGCACGACCAGGTCGAGGCCATGACCATGGGTGACCGGGTCGCCGTGCTCAAGGACGGTCTGCTCCAGCAGGTGGACTCGCCGCGCAACATGTACGACCGTCCCGCCAACCTCTTCGTCGCCGGCTTCATCGGCTCCCCGGCCATGAACCTGGTCGAGGTCCCGATCACCGACGGCGGTGTGAAGTTCGGCAACAGCGTGGTGCCGATCTCCCGTGAGGCGCTGTCCGCGGCGGCCGACCGGGGCGACAGCACGGTCACCGTCGGTGTGCGACCCGAGCACTTCGACATCGTCGAGCAGGGCGGCGAAGCCGCGAAGTCGCTGTCGAAGGACGCCGACGGCCCGGCCGGTCTGGCCGTCACCGTCAACGTCGTCGAGGAACTCGGCGCCGACGGTTACGTCTACGGCAGCGCGCAGGTCGGCGGCGAGCACAAGGACCTCGTGGTCCGCGTCAACGGCCGCGCCGTTCCCGACAAGGGCGCCACGCTGCACGTCGTGCCGCGTTCGGGCGAGACCCACGTGTTCGCGTCCTCGACGGGTGAGCGTCTCAGCGACTGA
- a CDS encoding DoxX family protein: MSVDTRTPRPGFDEQPPLSMVKVDCDPAQVIVNHASFRVRLASSQRPSPARAIADTARIPAMSGGGGAARRRAPVVWSGRSAPGDLGATGLLQAVRNSSVTAGAAGLADGPRGPYGDGGATGSTQVIPRIGLGEDTMPTPRVPQPGGPRSDGPLLPPMRRAVGAYDAPPESDTYGGGTADPYDTADTYGARHRGAHDDRDDEQYEYERAEGRYGEGRGYEGHHDGDPRGRRYDLSASEAAVRHAYYPGRRMNLGVVLLPLRVFLGLISIYAGMGKLCDPVYFDGGKRGSMVTWLTSLQPWALAEPLRDFALSHPVGAGLSVAFLQVLAGVLTVLGLWQRLAACFGALLSAALILTVSWRTVPAYDAPDIIYLAAWSPLIIAGAPVYSVDGRLAGEAWRKLGPRTPLRDLRRRVLRRGAVVATVVIGLTLLVGSILGGAVRSSEMVTVPGPNNPVNQLPGSPLPQKSGGSSASGEPTGEARRSGGSAAPSAGRTSGPEAERSAPGETPAGEPDRRSTGGRPSQSQGTGQAPPGTSQQAPPPSSSQGPATSGGSTGGAGQGGGTTGGGDGGGTTGGGGGGGGGGGSSTGGAGGAKNPIGGLLG, from the coding sequence ATGAGTGTGGACACCAGAACGCCCCGGCCCGGGTTCGACGAACAGCCCCCGCTGAGCATGGTCAAGGTGGACTGCGATCCCGCGCAGGTCATCGTGAACCACGCCAGTTTCCGGGTGAGGCTCGCATCCAGTCAGCGCCCCAGCCCCGCACGCGCCATCGCGGACACCGCGCGGATTCCCGCGATGAGCGGCGGCGGAGGCGCGGCGCGCCGCCGGGCCCCCGTCGTGTGGAGCGGCAGGTCGGCACCGGGCGACCTCGGAGCCACCGGGCTCCTCCAGGCCGTACGGAACTCCTCCGTGACCGCCGGCGCGGCGGGCCTCGCCGACGGCCCGCGCGGCCCCTACGGGGACGGGGGAGCGACCGGCTCCACCCAGGTCATCCCCAGGATCGGCCTGGGCGAGGACACCATGCCGACCCCGCGCGTTCCGCAGCCCGGCGGGCCGCGCTCCGACGGACCGCTGCTGCCGCCGATGCGCCGGGCCGTGGGCGCGTACGACGCCCCGCCGGAGTCCGACACGTACGGCGGCGGCACGGCCGACCCGTACGACACGGCCGACACGTACGGGGCGCGCCACCGGGGCGCGCACGACGACCGCGACGACGAGCAGTACGAGTACGAGCGCGCCGAGGGCCGGTACGGCGAAGGCCGCGGCTACGAGGGACACCACGACGGCGACCCGCGCGGACGGCGCTACGACCTCTCGGCCTCCGAGGCCGCCGTACGGCACGCCTACTACCCCGGCCGCCGCATGAACCTCGGAGTGGTGCTCCTGCCGCTCCGCGTCTTCCTCGGGCTCATCTCCATCTACGCGGGCATGGGCAAGCTCTGCGACCCCGTCTACTTCGACGGCGGCAAGCGCGGCTCCATGGTCACCTGGCTCACCTCGCTCCAGCCGTGGGCCCTGGCCGAACCGCTGCGCGACTTCGCCCTCTCGCACCCCGTCGGCGCCGGGCTGAGCGTCGCGTTCCTCCAGGTCCTCGCCGGTGTGCTGACCGTCCTCGGTCTGTGGCAGCGGCTCGCGGCCTGTTTCGGCGCGCTGCTCTCGGCCGCGCTGATCCTCACGGTGAGCTGGCGCACCGTCCCCGCGTACGACGCGCCCGACATCATCTATCTGGCCGCCTGGTCCCCGCTGATCATCGCGGGCGCGCCCGTCTACTCGGTGGACGGCCGCCTCGCGGGCGAAGCATGGCGCAAGCTCGGTCCGCGCACGCCGCTCAGGGACCTGCGGCGCCGGGTACTGCGGCGTGGCGCGGTCGTCGCGACCGTCGTCATCGGCCTGACGCTGCTCGTCGGCTCGATCCTCGGCGGAGCCGTACGGTCCTCGGAGATGGTGACCGTGCCCGGACCGAACAACCCGGTCAACCAGCTGCCCGGCTCGCCGCTTCCGCAGAAGTCCGGCGGGAGCAGCGCGTCCGGTGAGCCCACGGGCGAGGCCCGGCGGAGCGGCGGCAGCGCCGCGCCGTCGGCCGGCCGGACCAGCGGCCCGGAGGCCGAGCGGTCGGCGCCCGGCGAGACCCCGGCGGGCGAGCCGGACCGCAGGTCGACGGGCGGGCGGCCCAGCCAGTCGCAGGGCACGGGCCAGGCGCCTCCCGGGACCTCGCAGCAGGCGCCCCCGCCGTCGAGCAGCCAGGGCCCCGCGACGAGCGGCGGCTCGACGGGCGGCGCCGGCCAGGGCGGCGGCACGACCGGCGGGGGCGACGGCGGCGGCACCACGGGCGGCGGCGGTGGCGGTGGCGGCGGGGGAGGCTCCTCCACCGGCGGCGCCGGCGGCGCCAAGAACCCGATCGGCGGCCTGCTCGGCTGA
- a CDS encoding transposase family protein gives MGNRARAAIIRSKRITGLTPDVIAELVAEIGPLWHERHQAALAARSRRRAVGAGARHKLVFVDRLLATLVHLRHGATHDVLACWFGVDRSTITRAIGEVRPLLAVRGCTIAPGHRLRTLAEVIDHLGTDGGTGIIDGTEVRVRCPAAGRKDREKFISGKNKQNAVKSMVVTDAEGRLLFCSPAEPASCADITHARKLGLVRLLTEGPAVEILADAGYQGLGTQTGGRVVTPPHRKFKKNAPDWYEEMHEPQRKAHSSRRIQVEHGIGHLKNWRSLARHHGRREHMSDIIQSVAGLLSHQQVATASGTRT, from the coding sequence GTGGGGAATCGGGCTCGTGCGGCAATCATCCGCAGCAAGCGCATCACCGGGCTGACGCCCGACGTGATCGCTGAACTCGTCGCTGAGATCGGTCCGTTGTGGCACGAGCGTCACCAGGCGGCACTCGCCGCGCGCTCTCGTCGTCGCGCCGTGGGCGCCGGGGCCAGGCACAAACTGGTCTTCGTCGACCGACTGCTGGCCACACTGGTGCACCTCCGCCACGGTGCCACGCACGACGTGCTGGCCTGCTGGTTCGGTGTCGACCGCTCCACCATCACGCGCGCAATCGGTGAAGTACGGCCCCTGCTGGCCGTGCGCGGCTGCACGATCGCCCCTGGCCATCGGCTGCGCACACTCGCCGAGGTCATCGATCACCTCGGTACCGACGGCGGCACCGGGATCATCGACGGGACCGAGGTCCGGGTGCGCTGTCCGGCCGCCGGGCGCAAGGACCGGGAGAAGTTCATCTCCGGGAAGAACAAGCAAAACGCCGTCAAGTCGATGGTCGTCACGGACGCCGAGGGGCGGCTGCTGTTCTGCAGCCCGGCCGAGCCGGCCAGCTGCGCGGACATCACACATGCCCGGAAGTTGGGCCTGGTCAGGCTCCTCACCGAGGGACCGGCCGTGGAGATCCTGGCGGACGCCGGCTATCAGGGACTGGGCACGCAGACCGGCGGGCGCGTGGTGACGCCGCCGCATCGCAAGTTCAAGAAGAACGCCCCGGACTGGTACGAGGAGATGCACGAGCCTCAGCGCAAGGCCCACTCCTCACGACGTATCCAGGTCGAGCACGGCATCGGCCACCTCAAGAACTGGCGATCCCTCGCCCGCCACCACGGCCGCCGCGAGCACATGAGCGACATCATCCAATCCGTCGCCGGACTGCTCTCGCACCAGCAGGTCGCCACGGCGAGCGGTACGCGAACGTGA
- a CDS encoding nucleotidyltransferase family protein — protein MHTFPTQAVVLAGGQGSRLRPYTDDRPKPMVEIPGTGTPIIGHQLAWLAAEGVTDAVVSCGHLAEVLQEWLDASELPLRVTTVVENEPLGRGGGLKHAAARLPEPGQPWYATNGDIWTRFSLREMAAFHAERDATATLALARPRIPWGAVETDEFGHVLDFIESPPSPYLINAGVYVFSSAFTDLLPERGDHERTTFPRLARERRLAGFPLPQGAYWRAIDTAKDLTEAAKELASSGS, from the coding sequence ATGCATACGTTTCCGACGCAGGCCGTGGTCCTCGCGGGCGGCCAGGGGTCGCGGCTGCGCCCGTACACCGACGACCGTCCCAAGCCGATGGTCGAGATCCCCGGCACAGGGACCCCGATCATCGGCCATCAGCTCGCCTGGCTGGCCGCCGAGGGCGTCACCGACGCCGTGGTCTCGTGCGGCCATCTCGCCGAGGTGCTCCAGGAGTGGCTGGACGCGTCGGAACTCCCGCTGCGTGTCACGACCGTGGTGGAGAACGAGCCGCTGGGGCGCGGCGGCGGCCTCAAGCACGCCGCCGCACGGCTGCCGGAACCCGGGCAGCCCTGGTACGCCACCAACGGCGACATCTGGACCCGTTTCTCGCTGCGCGAGATGGCCGCGTTCCACGCCGAGCGCGACGCCACGGCGACGCTCGCCCTCGCCCGGCCGCGCATCCCCTGGGGCGCCGTGGAGACCGACGAGTTCGGCCATGTCCTGGACTTCATCGAGTCGCCGCCGTCGCCCTATCTGATCAACGCCGGTGTGTACGTGTTCTCTTCGGCCTTCACGGACCTGCTGCCCGAGCGGGGCGACCACGAGCGGACGACCTTTCCCCGGCTGGCGCGCGAGCGGCGGCTGGCGGGCTTCCCGCTGCCGCAGGGCGCGTACTGGCGGGCCATCGACACCGCGAAGGACCTCACCGAGGCCGCCAAGGAACTGGCCTCCTCGGGGAGTTGA